One genomic window of Streptomyces sp. WP-1 includes the following:
- a CDS encoding long-chain fatty acid--CoA ligase, with translation MSDTQTQIENRPPSVAALFLERVAATPDAEAYRYPVPPAAGQGPDDWKSLSWAQSADRVYAIAAGLSELGIEPEQRVALAASTRVEWILADLGILCAGGATTTIYPQTNADESAFILADSESRVLIAENAAQVAKAVEKRAELPELTRVVVIDPAGVPEGDDWVITLAELEKRGTAYLEQHPQLIKERVGAITKDQLATLIYTSGTTGRPKGVRLPHDNWSYMAKAIAATGLLGPDDVQYLWLPLAHVFGKVLTSGQIETGHITAVDGRVDKIIENLPVVRPTYMAAVPRIFEKVYNGVAAKAREGGAAKYKIFQWAAEVAREYAKAEQDNFRHTGNRSVPFGLAARHKVADTLVYAKIREAFGGRLRACVSGSAALAPEIGYFFAGAGVHVLEGYGLTESSAASFVNPGEAYRTGTVGKPLPGTEVRIADDGEILLRGPGIMQGYHKLPDKTAEVLESDGWFHTGDIGELSPDGYLRITDRKKDLIKTSGGKYVAPAEVEGQFKAVCPYVSNILVHGADRNYCTALISLDEFALADWAKDNGLEGRPYAEIVAAPQTVEMVDGYVQQLNAGLQRWQTIKKFRLLPRDLDVEHGEITPSLKLKRPVVERAYKGLIDEMYAGTREK, from the coding sequence GTGAGCGACACACAGACCCAGATCGAGAACCGTCCGCCGTCCGTCGCGGCCCTCTTCCTTGAGCGCGTCGCGGCGACACCGGACGCCGAGGCCTACCGCTATCCGGTGCCTCCCGCCGCCGGGCAGGGCCCGGACGACTGGAAGTCGCTGAGCTGGGCCCAGTCGGCCGACCGGGTGTACGCGATCGCGGCCGGACTCAGCGAGCTGGGCATCGAGCCCGAGCAGCGCGTGGCGCTCGCCGCCTCCACCCGCGTCGAGTGGATCCTCGCCGACCTCGGCATCCTGTGCGCCGGCGGCGCCACCACCACGATCTACCCGCAGACCAACGCCGACGAGTCCGCGTTCATCCTCGCCGACTCCGAGAGCCGGGTACTGATCGCCGAGAACGCGGCCCAGGTCGCCAAGGCGGTCGAGAAGCGCGCCGAGCTGCCCGAGCTGACCAGGGTCGTCGTCATCGACCCGGCCGGCGTGCCCGAGGGCGACGACTGGGTGATCACCCTCGCCGAGCTGGAGAAGCGCGGCACCGCCTACCTGGAGCAGCACCCGCAGCTGATCAAGGAGCGGGTCGGCGCGATCACCAAGGACCAGCTCGCCACCCTCATCTACACCTCCGGCACCACCGGCCGCCCCAAGGGCGTACGGCTGCCGCACGACAACTGGTCGTACATGGCCAAGGCCATCGCCGCGACCGGGCTGCTCGGTCCGGACGACGTGCAGTACCTGTGGCTGCCGCTCGCGCACGTCTTCGGCAAGGTGCTCACCTCCGGCCAGATCGAGACCGGACACATCACCGCCGTGGACGGCCGTGTCGACAAGATCATCGAAAATCTGCCGGTGGTGCGGCCGACGTACATGGCCGCCGTGCCGCGCATCTTCGAGAAGGTCTACAACGGTGTCGCGGCCAAGGCCCGGGAGGGCGGCGCGGCCAAGTACAAGATCTTCCAGTGGGCGGCCGAGGTCGCCCGCGAGTACGCCAAGGCCGAGCAGGACAACTTCCGGCACACCGGCAACCGCAGCGTGCCCTTCGGCCTCGCCGCCAGGCACAAGGTCGCCGACACCCTCGTCTACGCCAAGATCCGCGAGGCGTTCGGCGGGCGGCTGCGCGCCTGCGTCTCCGGCTCCGCCGCGCTCGCGCCCGAGATCGGCTACTTCTTCGCCGGCGCCGGCGTCCACGTCCTGGAGGGCTACGGCCTGACCGAGTCCTCGGCGGCGTCCTTCGTGAACCCCGGGGAGGCGTACCGCACCGGCACGGTCGGCAAGCCGCTGCCCGGCACGGAGGTGCGCATCGCCGACGACGGCGAGATCCTGCTGCGCGGCCCCGGCATCATGCAGGGCTACCACAAGCTGCCCGACAAGACCGCCGAGGTGCTGGAGTCCGACGGCTGGTTCCACACCGGCGACATCGGCGAACTCTCGCCCGACGGCTACCTGCGGATCACCGACCGCAAGAAGGACCTGATCAAGACCTCCGGCGGCAAGTACGTCGCACCGGCCGAGGTCGAGGGCCAGTTCAAGGCGGTCTGCCCGTACGTCTCCAACATCCTGGTGCACGGCGCCGACCGGAACTACTGCACCGCGCTCATCTCCCTGGACGAGTTCGCGCTCGCGGACTGGGCGAAGGACAACGGCCTGGAGGGCAGGCCGTACGCCGAGATCGTCGCGGCGCCGCAGACCGTGGAGATGGTCGACGGGTACGTCCAGCAGCTCAACGCCGGGCTCCAGCGCTGGCAGACCATCAAGAAGTTCCGGCTGCTGCCGCGGGACCTCGATGTGGAGCACGGCGAGATCACGCCGAGCCTGAAGCTGAAGCGGCCGGTGGTGGAGCGGGCGTACAAGGGCCTGATCGACGAGATGTACGCCGGGACGCGGGAGAAGTAG
- a CDS encoding SpoIIE family protein phosphatase, with amino-acid sequence MAAIPTQRETVGRARGHAALPGSPLAPGSARALVRAALAEAPVAPRLVDDAVAVVSELVTNAVVHAGTEISLDWCLEDGGTFLVEVGDRHPARPPRDATAGEPSYDTLEYGRGLRLVGALAESWGVTYRTGAKTVWARLPPGGGEPPAGGGARDALEVAEVLAPQSQRTDSDRDWLGRGALSFLAEASDLLAGQLDENLVTALTGQLIVPRLADWCAVWLEDEASARGGSYEGPARVWHASENRIEELRRALEKEPPQPGDGVGFGPSPYPWPGDALGARGADGTALAYRLVAGGRPLGTLVIGRCGLARFPDEITGLVEDLGRRVALAIGAARQYARQATISAILQRGLLPGAVAEIPGMSSALVYEPCDKSGPSGDFYDLFPAGHGRWCFAIGDVQGKGPEAAVVIGLARPWLRLLAREGYRVADVLDRLNQLLLDDATEAADAAARALVAADGRGEGPQTRFLSLLYGELVPYDGGVRCTLASAGHPLPLVLGPDGTVRTAARPQTLLGVVEDETYTSETLDLGPGDSLLCVTDGVTERRRGPHQFDDADGLATALASCAGLTADEIAERIRHLVHTFSESPPEDDLALLVLQAD; translated from the coding sequence ATGGCGGCCATACCCACGCAGCGGGAGACGGTGGGCCGGGCGCGCGGGCACGCCGCGCTGCCCGGCAGTCCGCTCGCGCCGGGCTCCGCGCGGGCCCTGGTGCGGGCCGCGCTGGCCGAGGCACCCGTGGCGCCCCGGCTCGTCGACGACGCCGTGGCGGTCGTCAGCGAGCTGGTCACCAACGCCGTGGTGCACGCGGGCACCGAGATATCCCTCGACTGGTGCCTGGAGGACGGCGGCACGTTCCTGGTCGAGGTCGGGGACCGGCACCCGGCCCGGCCACCGCGGGACGCGACCGCGGGCGAGCCGTCGTACGACACCCTGGAGTACGGCCGCGGGCTGCGCCTGGTCGGGGCGCTCGCCGAGTCCTGGGGGGTCACCTACCGCACCGGCGCGAAGACGGTGTGGGCCAGGCTGCCCCCGGGCGGCGGCGAACCACCGGCCGGCGGCGGGGCGCGGGACGCCCTGGAGGTCGCCGAGGTGCTGGCCCCGCAGTCGCAGCGCACGGACAGCGACCGGGACTGGCTCGGCCGGGGCGCGCTGTCCTTCCTCGCCGAGGCGTCCGACCTGCTCGCGGGCCAGCTGGACGAGAACCTGGTCACCGCCCTCACCGGCCAGCTGATCGTGCCCCGGCTCGCCGACTGGTGTGCGGTGTGGCTGGAGGACGAGGCGTCGGCGCGCGGTGGGTCGTACGAGGGGCCCGCGCGGGTCTGGCACGCCAGCGAGAACCGCATCGAGGAACTGCGCCGCGCCCTGGAGAAGGAGCCGCCGCAGCCGGGGGACGGGGTCGGCTTCGGCCCCTCGCCCTACCCCTGGCCCGGTGACGCGCTGGGCGCGCGGGGCGCGGACGGTACGGCGCTGGCGTACCGGCTGGTGGCGGGCGGCCGGCCGCTGGGCACGCTGGTCATCGGGCGGTGCGGGCTCGCCCGCTTCCCCGACGAGATCACCGGCCTGGTGGAGGACCTGGGCCGCCGGGTGGCCCTCGCCATCGGCGCGGCCCGGCAGTACGCCCGGCAGGCCACCATCAGCGCCATCCTCCAGCGCGGTCTGCTGCCCGGCGCGGTCGCCGAGATCCCCGGGATGAGCAGCGCGCTCGTCTACGAGCCGTGCGACAAGAGCGGTCCCAGCGGCGACTTCTACGACCTGTTCCCGGCGGGCCACGGCCGCTGGTGCTTCGCGATCGGCGACGTGCAGGGCAAGGGCCCGGAGGCGGCGGTCGTGATCGGCCTCGCCCGGCCCTGGCTGCGGCTGCTCGCCCGCGAGGGGTACCGGGTCGCCGACGTCCTCGACCGCCTCAACCAGCTCCTCCTCGACGACGCCACGGAGGCCGCCGACGCCGCGGCGCGCGCCCTGGTCGCCGCGGACGGCCGCGGGGAGGGCCCGCAGACGCGCTTCCTCTCGCTCCTGTACGGCGAGCTGGTCCCGTACGACGGCGGCGTCCGCTGCACCCTCGCCTCCGCCGGGCACCCCCTGCCGCTGGTCCTCGGCCCCGACGGTACGGTGCGCACCGCGGCCCGCCCGCAGACGCTGCTCGGCGTGGTCGAGGACGAGACCTACACCAGCGAGACCCTGGACCTCGGGCCCGGCGACAGCCTGCTGTGCGTCACCGACGGCGTGACCGAACGCCGTCGCGGTCCCCACCAGTTCGACGACGCCGACGGCCTCGCCACCGCCCTCGCCTCCTGCGCCGGGCTGACCGCCGACGAGATCGCCGAAAGGATCCGCCACCTGGTCCACACCTTCAGCGAGTCACCCCCGGAGGACGACCTGGCCCTGCTGGTGCTCCAGGCGGACTGA
- the hemW gene encoding radical SAM family heme chaperone HemW, translating into MPSALPDGEPVPDDGALPAHAFDGAGERPLGFYLHVPYCATRCGYCDFNTYTATELRGTGGVLASRDNYARTLVDEVRLARKVLGDDPRPVRTVFVGGGTPTLLAADDLVRMLAAIRDEFGLAPDAEVTTEANPESVGPAYLATLREGGFNRISFGMQSARQHVLKILDRTHTPGRPEACVAEARAAGFAHVNLDLIYGTPGESDDDWRASLDAALGAGPDHVSAYALIVEEGTQLARRIRRGEVPMTDDDVHADRYLIAEETLSAAGFDWYEVSNWATSEAGRCLHNELYWRGADWWGAGPGAHSHVGGVRWWNVKHPGAYASALAAGRSPGAGRELLSAEDRRVERILLELRLREGAPLALLKDQGLAASRRALTDGLLQPGPYAEGRAALTLRGRLLADAVVRDLVD; encoded by the coding sequence ATGCCTTCCGCACTCCCCGACGGTGAGCCCGTACCCGACGACGGCGCGTTGCCCGCGCACGCGTTCGACGGGGCGGGGGAGCGTCCGCTCGGTTTCTATCTGCATGTGCCGTACTGCGCGACCCGCTGCGGGTACTGCGACTTCAACACGTACACCGCGACCGAGCTGCGCGGCACCGGCGGGGTGCTGGCCTCCCGTGACAACTACGCCCGGACGCTCGTCGACGAGGTCCGGCTGGCCCGCAAGGTGCTCGGCGACGACCCGCGGCCGGTGCGCACGGTGTTCGTCGGCGGCGGTACGCCCACGCTGCTGGCCGCCGACGACCTCGTACGGATGCTGGCGGCGATCCGCGACGAGTTCGGGCTCGCCCCGGACGCCGAGGTCACCACGGAGGCGAACCCGGAGTCGGTCGGCCCGGCCTACCTCGCGACCCTGCGCGAGGGCGGTTTCAACCGGATCTCCTTCGGGATGCAGAGCGCGCGGCAGCACGTGCTGAAGATCCTCGACCGCACCCACACCCCCGGCCGCCCGGAGGCGTGCGTGGCGGAGGCCCGTGCGGCGGGCTTCGCGCATGTGAACCTCGATCTGATCTACGGCACCCCCGGCGAGAGCGACGACGACTGGCGGGCCTCCCTCGACGCGGCGCTCGGCGCCGGCCCCGACCATGTCAGCGCGTACGCCCTCATCGTGGAGGAGGGCACCCAGCTCGCCCGCCGGATCCGCCGGGGCGAGGTCCCGATGACCGACGACGACGTGCACGCCGACCGCTACCTGATCGCCGAGGAGACCCTCTCCGCCGCGGGCTTCGACTGGTACGAGGTCTCCAACTGGGCCACCTCCGAGGCGGGCCGCTGCCTGCACAACGAGCTGTACTGGCGCGGCGCGGACTGGTGGGGCGCGGGCCCCGGCGCGCACTCCCATGTGGGCGGCGTGCGCTGGTGGAACGTGAAGCACCCCGGCGCGTACGCCTCCGCCCTGGCCGCCGGCCGCTCCCCGGGCGCGGGCCGCGAGCTGCTGTCAGCCGAGGACCGCCGCGTCGAGCGCATCCTGCTGGAGCTCCGGCTGCGCGAGGGCGCCCCCCTCGCCCTCCTGAAGGACCAGGGCCTCGCCGCCTCCCGCCGCGCCCTGACCGACGGCCTCCTCCAGCCCGGCCCCTACGCCGAGGGCCGCGCCGCCCTCACCCTGCGCGGCCGCCTGCTGGCGGACGCGGTGGTACGGGACCTGGTGGACTGA
- a CDS encoding DUF3097 domain-containing protein: MRPPVSHHRPSSEGPSGPRSRQYSADLTPPWKKPQPVPEVPADPGLVVEEPGTGFCGAVIRCEAGTVTLEDRFGKHRVFPLEPRGFLLEGRAVTLVRPAAGPARPARTASGSVAVPGARARVARAGRIYVEGRHDAELVEKVWGDDLRIEGVVVEYLEGVDHLPSIVTDFAPGPDARLGVLVDHLVPGSKEFHIARSVTSEHALVVGHPYIDIWEAVKPASLGIPEWPRVPRGQDWKTGVCRALGWPSDNTGAVWQAILKRVHSYKDLEPELLGRVEELIDFVTGSGGV; the protein is encoded by the coding sequence ATGCGCCCACCCGTCTCCCACCACCGCCCTTCCAGCGAGGGCCCTTCGGGCCCGCGCTCCCGCCAGTACTCCGCCGACCTGACGCCTCCCTGGAAGAAGCCGCAGCCGGTGCCCGAGGTGCCCGCCGACCCGGGTCTGGTCGTGGAGGAGCCCGGCACCGGGTTCTGCGGGGCGGTGATCCGCTGCGAGGCGGGCACGGTGACGCTGGAGGACCGCTTCGGCAAGCACCGGGTGTTCCCGCTGGAGCCGCGCGGCTTCCTGCTGGAGGGCAGGGCGGTGACCCTCGTACGGCCCGCCGCGGGCCCCGCGCGCCCCGCCCGCACCGCCTCCGGTTCCGTCGCCGTCCCCGGCGCCCGCGCCCGCGTCGCCCGGGCCGGCCGGATCTACGTCGAGGGCCGGCACGACGCCGAGCTGGTCGAGAAGGTCTGGGGCGACGACCTGCGCATCGAGGGGGTGGTCGTGGAGTACCTGGAGGGCGTGGACCACCTCCCCTCGATCGTCACCGACTTCGCCCCCGGCCCCGACGCCCGCCTCGGCGTCCTCGTGGACCACCTCGTGCCGGGCTCGAAGGAGTTCCACATCGCCCGCTCGGTGACCAGCGAACACGCGCTGGTGGTGGGCCATCCGTACATCGACATCTGGGAAGCGGTGAAGCCCGCGTCACTGGGCATCCCGGAGTGGCCCCGGGTGCCGCGCGGCCAGGACTGGAAAACAGGCGTGTGCCGCGCCCTGGGCTGGCCCTCCGACAACACCGGCGCGGTGTGGCAGGCGATCCTGAAGCGCGTGCACTCCTACAAGGACCTGGAACCGGAACTGCTGGGCCGGGTGGAGGAACTGATCGACTTCGTCACGGGTAGCGGTGGGGTCTGA
- a CDS encoding MBL fold metallo-hydrolase, with product MTVTWEEHGWERLAAGVGRCRLPGWDCTAGLVLGAGTALMVDAGSSLAEGARLRSSAEALAGGRVTHLALTHVHFDHVFGAPAFAGAAVYAAVGADGVFLRGRDELRRDAVHHGLPAEEAEEAALALVPPRHPVSGERTLDLGGGRRALLADVGPGHTAHDLVVLVPGDPDVVFCGDLVEESGEPQAGPDAVPSRWPDALDRLLALGGGDALYVPGHGAVVDAAFVRRQRDALARRFGVN from the coding sequence GTGACGGTGACTTGGGAAGAGCACGGATGGGAGCGGCTCGCCGCCGGGGTGGGGCGGTGCCGGCTGCCGGGCTGGGACTGCACGGCGGGGCTGGTCCTGGGCGCGGGCACGGCGCTGATGGTGGACGCCGGGTCGAGCCTCGCGGAGGGGGCTCGGCTGCGGTCCTCGGCCGAGGCGCTCGCCGGTGGACGTGTGACCCATCTCGCGCTGACCCATGTCCATTTCGACCATGTCTTCGGGGCTCCGGCCTTCGCGGGGGCCGCGGTGTACGCGGCGGTGGGGGCGGACGGGGTGTTCCTGCGCGGGCGGGACGAGCTGCGGCGCGACGCCGTCCACCACGGGCTCCCGGCGGAGGAGGCCGAGGAGGCGGCGCTGGCCCTGGTGCCGCCCCGGCATCCGGTCTCCGGGGAGCGGACCCTGGACCTGGGCGGCGGGCGCCGGGCGCTGCTGGCCGACGTGGGCCCCGGGCACACCGCCCATGACCTGGTGGTCCTGGTGCCGGGCGACCCGGACGTGGTGTTCTGCGGAGATCTGGTGGAAGAGTCCGGGGAGCCCCAGGCGGGCCCGGACGCCGTACCGTCGCGCTGGCCGGACGCGCTGGACCGGCTGCTGGCGCTGGGCGGCGGGGACGCGCTGTACGTGCCCGGACACGGCGCGGTGGTCGACGCGGCCTTCGTACGACGCCAACGGGACGCGCTGGCCAGGCGTTTCGGCGTGAACTGA
- the hrcA gene encoding heat-inducible transcriptional repressor HrcA: MLSERRLQVLRAIVQDYVGTEEPVGSKALTERHNLGVSPATVRNDMSALEDEGYIAQPHTSAGRIPTDKGYRLFVDKLAGVKPMTAPERRAIQNFLDGAVDLDDVVTRTVRLLAQLTRQVAVVQYPSLTRSTVRHVELLALAPARVMLVLITDTGRVEQRMVDCPAPFGEASLADLRARLNSRVAGRRFADVPKLVEDLPDAFEHEDRGTVSTVLSTLLETLVEENEERLMIGGTANLTRFGHDFPLTIRPVLEALEEQVVLLKLLGEAKDPGMTVRIGHEIAHEGLNSTSVVSVGYGSGGEAVAKLGVVGPTRMDYPGTMGAVRAVARYVGQILAES, from the coding sequence ATGCTGAGTGAACGCAGGCTTCAGGTACTGCGCGCCATCGTCCAGGACTATGTCGGCACCGAGGAGCCGGTCGGGTCCAAGGCCCTGACCGAGCGGCACAACCTCGGGGTGTCCCCGGCGACCGTGCGCAATGACATGTCGGCCCTGGAGGACGAGGGGTACATCGCGCAGCCGCACACCAGCGCGGGGCGCATCCCCACCGACAAGGGCTACCGGCTCTTCGTCGACAAGCTCGCGGGCGTCAAGCCGATGACCGCGCCCGAGCGCCGCGCGATCCAGAACTTCCTGGACGGCGCCGTCGACCTGGACGACGTCGTGACACGCACGGTGCGGCTGCTCGCGCAGCTGACCCGGCAGGTCGCCGTCGTGCAGTACCCGTCCCTGACCCGGTCCACCGTGCGGCACGTGGAACTGCTCGCGCTCGCCCCGGCGCGCGTGATGCTCGTGCTGATTACGGACACCGGCCGGGTCGAGCAGCGGATGGTCGACTGCCCGGCCCCCTTCGGCGAGGCGTCCCTCGCGGATCTGCGCGCGCGGCTCAACAGCCGGGTCGCGGGCCGCCGGTTCGCGGATGTGCCGAAGCTGGTCGAGGACCTGCCCGATGCCTTCGAACACGAGGATCGCGGTACGGTCTCCACGGTGCTCTCCACCCTTCTGGAGACACTGGTCGAGGAGAACGAGGAGCGGCTGATGATCGGCGGCACCGCCAATCTCACCCGCTTCGGACATGATTTTCCCCTCACGATCCGGCCCGTCCTGGAGGCCCTTGAGGAGCAGGTCGTGCTCCTCAAGCTTCTCGGCGAGGCGAAGGATCCGGGCATGACCGTGCGCATCGGGCACGAGATCGCCCATGAAGGACTCAACTCCACCTCCGTGGTGTCGGTGGGCTACGGTTCGGGCGGCGAGGCGGTTGCCAAGCTCGGCGTGGTCGGACCGACCCGCATGGACTACCCGGGAACGATGGGAGCGGTACGCGCAGTGGCACGGTACGTCGGACAGATCCTGGCGGAGTCGTAA
- the dnaJ gene encoding molecular chaperone DnaJ has protein sequence MATDYYAVLGVRRDASQDEIKKAFRRLARELHPDVNPDPKTQERFKEINAAYEVLSDPQKKQVYDLGGDPLSQSGGAGAGGFGAGGFGNFSDIMDAFFGTASQRGPRSRTRRGQDAMIRIEVELDEAAFGTTKEIQVDTAIVCNTCNGEGAAPGTSAQTCDMCRGRGEVSQVTRSFLGQVMTSRPCPQCQGFGTVVPTPCPECAGDGRVRSRRTLTVKIPAGVDNGTRIQLAGEGEVGPGGGPAGDLYVEIHELPHARFQRRGDDLHCTVTIPMTAAALGTKVPLETLDGLEEIDIRPGTQSGQSIPLHGRGVTHLRGGGRGDLIVHVEVQTPTKLDAEQERLLRELSELRGEERPQGQFQPGQQGLFTRLKDAFNGR, from the coding sequence GTGGCCACGGACTACTACGCCGTTCTCGGCGTGCGCCGCGACGCGTCGCAGGATGAGATCAAGAAGGCGTTCCGTCGGCTCGCGCGCGAGCTGCACCCGGACGTCAACCCGGATCCGAAGACCCAGGAGCGGTTCAAGGAGATCAACGCCGCTTACGAGGTGCTGTCGGATCCGCAGAAGAAGCAGGTCTACGACCTCGGCGGGGATCCCCTCTCGCAGTCCGGCGGCGCCGGCGCGGGCGGCTTCGGGGCCGGTGGCTTCGGCAACTTCTCCGACATCATGGACGCGTTCTTCGGCACGGCGTCGCAGCGCGGGCCGCGCTCGCGCACCCGGCGCGGCCAGGACGCGATGATCCGGATCGAGGTGGAACTGGACGAGGCGGCCTTCGGGACGACCAAGGAGATCCAGGTCGACACCGCGATCGTCTGCAACACCTGCAACGGCGAGGGCGCGGCCCCGGGCACCTCGGCGCAGACCTGTGACATGTGCCGCGGCCGCGGTGAGGTCTCGCAGGTCACCCGGTCCTTCCTGGGCCAGGTCATGACCTCGCGGCCGTGCCCCCAGTGCCAGGGCTTCGGGACCGTGGTCCCCACGCCCTGCCCGGAGTGCGCCGGTGACGGCCGGGTCCGCTCGCGCCGCACGCTGACCGTGAAGATCCCGGCCGGTGTCGACAACGGCACCCGGATCCAGCTCGCCGGCGAGGGCGAGGTCGGCCCCGGCGGCGGTCCGGCCGGCGACCTGTACGTCGAGATCCACGAGCTGCCGCACGCGCGCTTCCAGCGCCGCGGCGACGATCTGCACTGCACGGTCACCATCCCGATGACCGCGGCGGCGCTCGGCACCAAGGTGCCGCTGGAGACGCTGGACGGCCTGGAGGAGATCGACATCCGGCCCGGGACCCAGTCCGGACAGTCGATCCCGCTGCACGGCCGCGGCGTCACCCATCTGCGGGGCGGCGGCCGGGGCGACCTCATCGTGCACGTCGAGGTGCAGACCCCGACGAAGCTCGACGCCGAGCAGGAGCGGCTGCTGCGCGAACTGTCCGAGCTGCGCGGCGAGGAGCGCCCGCAGGGGCAGTTCCAGCCGGGCCAGCAGGGGCTGTTCACGCGCCTGAAGGACGCGTTCAACGGGCGCTGA
- a CDS encoding nitronate monooxygenase: MSSALTDLLPHPIVQAPMAGGVSGPELAAAVSEAGGLGFLAAGYKTADGVYQEIKRLRSLTDRPFGVNVFMPQPEYAESGAVEVYAHQLAGEAAWYETELGDPDSGRDDGYDAKLAVLLDDPVPVVSFHFGVPSREALERLRRAGTFTLVTATTAEEAVAVERAGADAVIAQGVEAGGHQGTHRDVRENDGTGLGLLSLITQIREAVHIPVVAAGGIMRGAQIAAVLAAGASAAQLGTAFLATPESGAPAVHKEALTNPLFVRTELTRAFTGRPARGLVNRFLREHGPYAPAAYPEINHLTSPLRKAAAKAGDAQGMALWAGQGHRLARELPAGQLVEVLAAELAAARAAFADGGAR; this comes from the coding sequence ATGTCCTCCGCGCTGACCGATCTCCTCCCGCACCCGATCGTGCAGGCCCCCATGGCGGGCGGTGTCTCCGGGCCGGAGCTCGCCGCCGCCGTGTCCGAGGCCGGCGGCCTCGGGTTCCTGGCCGCCGGGTACAAGACGGCCGACGGTGTGTACCAGGAGATCAAGCGGCTGCGGAGCCTCACCGACCGGCCCTTCGGCGTGAACGTGTTCATGCCCCAGCCGGAATACGCCGAGAGCGGCGCGGTCGAGGTCTACGCCCACCAGCTCGCGGGCGAGGCCGCCTGGTACGAGACGGAGCTGGGCGACCCGGACAGCGGCCGCGACGACGGCTACGACGCCAAGCTCGCGGTGCTCCTGGACGACCCGGTACCGGTGGTCTCCTTCCACTTCGGGGTGCCGAGCCGCGAGGCGCTGGAGCGGCTGCGGCGGGCCGGGACGTTCACGCTGGTCACCGCCACCACCGCCGAGGAGGCCGTCGCGGTGGAGCGGGCCGGGGCGGACGCGGTGATCGCGCAGGGCGTGGAGGCGGGCGGCCACCAGGGCACGCACCGGGACGTCCGGGAGAACGACGGCACCGGCCTCGGCCTGCTGTCCCTGATCACACAGATCCGTGAGGCGGTGCACATCCCCGTCGTCGCCGCCGGCGGGATCATGCGCGGCGCCCAGATCGCGGCGGTCCTCGCGGCGGGTGCGAGCGCGGCCCAGCTGGGCACCGCCTTCCTCGCGACCCCCGAGTCCGGCGCGCCCGCCGTGCACAAGGAGGCGCTGACCAACCCCCTGTTCGTCCGCACCGAGTTGACCCGCGCGTTCACCGGCCGGCCGGCGCGCGGTCTGGTCAACCGCTTCCTGCGCGAGCACGGGCCGTACGCGCCCGCCGCCTACCCGGAGATCAACCACCTCACCTCGCCGCTGCGCAAGGCCGCCGCGAAGGCCGGGGACGCGCAGGGCATGGCGCTGTGGGCGGGCCAGGGCCACCGGCTGGCCCGGGAGCTGCCCGCCGGGCAGCTCGTCGAGGTGCTCGCGGCCGAACTCGCCGCGGCGCGGGCGGCGTTCGCCGACGGAGGTGCCCGATGA
- a CDS encoding 16S rRNA (uracil(1498)-N(3))-methyltransferase yields the protein MTAPVFVVADFTADGDRYVLDGPEGRHAVSVKRLEAGEEVVLTDGAGRHAVCEVLGSEGKDRLVVRMPEVSEEPAPRPRITIVQALPKGDRGELAVETMTEVGVDAIVPWQAARCITQWRGERGLKALGKWRATAREAGKQSRRVRFPEVAEAASTKQVAALLAGADFAGVLHSDFEHTSEALATAELPAEGEIVLVVGPEGGVSRDELALFEEAGAQAYVLGPSVLRTSTAGTAAAALLLGRTGRWS from the coding sequence ATGACCGCGCCCGTGTTCGTCGTGGCGGACTTCACCGCGGACGGCGACCGCTATGTCCTGGACGGTCCCGAGGGCCGGCACGCGGTGTCGGTCAAGCGTCTGGAGGCCGGTGAGGAGGTCGTGCTCACCGACGGCGCGGGGCGTCACGCGGTGTGCGAGGTGCTCGGCAGCGAGGGCAAGGACCGTCTCGTCGTACGGATGCCGGAGGTGTCCGAGGAGCCCGCGCCGCGGCCCCGGATCACCATCGTGCAGGCTCTTCCCAAGGGCGACCGGGGGGAGTTGGCCGTCGAGACGATGACCGAGGTCGGGGTCGACGCGATCGTGCCGTGGCAGGCCGCGCGCTGCATCACGCAGTGGCGGGGCGAGCGGGGGCTGAAGGCGCTCGGCAAGTGGCGGGCGACCGCGCGCGAGGCCGGGAAGCAGTCCCGGCGGGTGCGGTTCCCCGAGGTCGCGGAGGCGGCGAGCACCAAGCAGGTCGCGGCACTTCTGGCCGGGGCCGACTTCGCCGGGGTGCTGCACTCCGACTTCGAGCACACCAGCGAGGCGCTGGCCACCGCCGAACTCCCCGCCGAGGGTGAGATCGTGCTGGTCGTCGGACCCGAAGGGGGCGTCTCCCGCGACGAGTTGGCGCTTTTCGAGGAGGCGGGCGCGCAGGCGTACGTCCTCGGGCCCAGCGTCCTGCGCACCTCCACCGCCGGCACCGCGGCCGCGGCCCTCCTCCTGGGACGCACCGGCCGCTGGTCCTGA